ACTATGGGTTAAAGATTTTAATAGTTTGATATAATGTTAAAGAACTAAAATATAGAAAGAAGGAATATGTATAGAACTTCAATATGTAATGAAAAATGATAGGATAGCAACAGAAAAAGATTTCTTAGTAAATTTTTATAATTATTTTAAACATAAAATTTGTAATTTTAAAAATTGTAAAAGACAATCAATTAAATTAAAAATACCACTTTCTTTTTTTGAAACACTTAAAAATAGTAAATATTATGAAAATCGTTTTTTGAGTGAATTTGAACTAGATTATGTATTTAATGACTTATATGAATTAGTTAAAAAATCTACAGATAGATTTATTCTCATATATTTTTATTTATGTGAAGATCATGAAATTAATATATTTAAAAATTTATATTTTCAACATAAATTATCTGAAAAAATGCAATTAGATTTTCATGATAAAAGAATAAATGAACTTTTTATAAAAAAATATATACATTATTATGTGTATTTAAATATGAAAACGATTCGCTTCTTAATTCACTTTTATCAAAATATGAGAGTGATAATTATTTTACAGATGCAGAATTAATTTGATTTCATGATATGAATTATTATCATCAGCTTTCAATTTCTTTAAGAAAAATTTTATTTTAGAGAAATATATTAAAAGTGGTAGTATTGATCAAGGGAAATATAATGGTCCAGATTTTATTTTTAAAAATACAGTTACTTCATATACAATTGGGTTTGAAATTACAGAATATGCTAAATTATTTTATGATGTTTCTGATATAAGAAACAAGGATAATTTTATAAAAACTATAGATAAAAAAATTACTAAATTAATGGATTCTGATTTTGATAAAAAAATGCAATATCTTGGAGAAATTATTAATAAAAAAGTGATAAAAATAAGTAATTATATAAATACAGATGAAATAAAATTAGGAATAATAATGAATCACCAAATTTTACCACATGAATATTTTCATTTTGAATTTTGAATTAATTTTGTTGTAAATTCGTATAAAGGTTCGAAAAAAGCGTTTAATGAAATATACATATTATAAGAAATAGTGTTATAATTATTTTGTAAAAATTAAATAGGCCATCGTGTACTTCGAGTACCGGCAAATAAAGATATACTTTTTAGTATATGTTTGTGCTGGTGCTCGAAGTTTTTTATTTTTACATAGATATATTTTTTGGAGGTTGATATGCAAAACAAATTAAATTCAACACCACCAGTTGTGGGCCGACAAATTCGATATTCAAAATATGGTAGTTCTACATATAATTATTATTCAGATTCTGGATGAGATAACTATGTTACACGTGAAGAAGCTATTTGCAAAGAAATTGAAACTGATGTAGTAGAAAAATCTCATACCCATGAGCAATTATTAAAACTAGAAAATGTAGTTCAAAATTCATGTGAAGAATATGGAACAGTATTTGATTATTATTCTAAACGTCCAGGTTCAACAGGATTGTTTGATGCAAACGGTAAAATGATGATTGACGGTATTAAAAATACCAAAAAAAGTATGCGAAAAAACAAAGTAACTTACATTGATGGAGTATGATCATTAGATAGTAGTTTTGCATCACAATTTGAAATTACGACTGAACGTGCTGCAATGGAAGTTACCCAGAATTGTATTAATACTCTTATTAAAGGTTATGGAATGGATCCAAGTAATGTTAATTGAAAAGCTGCTTTTCATAAAAATACGGACAATCCACATGTTCATTTCTTATTATGAGAAAAAGAACCTAAAAGAATGAATTATAAAACGGGTAAATATGAATATACTGATCCAGGTAAAATGAATAAAAAGAATTTAAATAAAGCATGAGATGAATTTAAGTTTAAGGTAAATAGTTATATTAAAAACAATTCATTAATGTATCATAATTTGAATATTCTACGTGATTCAATCGTAATGAATAAAAGTGATGATACGTTAACGTGAAAAGAAATTAAAAAGATTTATGATAATGAAACAAATAATACTTTATCAGTTAAATTTAATAAACTATTAGAACATATTCCTACAAAAGGTCGATTACAATATCAAAGTTCAAATTTTAATAGAGCAAGAAAACATATGGATAGTTTCTTAAATGAATTTATTAATTCTACAGTTATTAAAAATTCATATGATGAATACGAAAATATTTTAACTAATCAACAACAAGAAATGGTTGAAGAATCATTAACGAATAAAGTTAGAACAGATTTAGCTTTAAATTATAAAGATAACAGAATTAATCATTTAAAAATTGCAATCGCAAATAATATTTTAAAATTTATTAAAGATGAAGTTCCAGATTATAAAAAGGGTAAAAAATCACCATCATTTGTAAGAACAAGTGAATCTATTTTTAATGAGCGATTTAATCTTAATAAAAAGAAATCTATTAAATGAAATATTTTTGATAAATTACTAGTCACATTTAATAAGACAATAGCAAAAGAACGTCATAGTTCATTATCATCTTTTTATGAAATGCAAAGTAAATCAATTTTTGAAAATTTAATGGTAAGAAAGGGGAAATAATATGAAATATGTCTTAACTATATTTATTTTTATATTTGTTATAACTATGTTTATTATCAGTTATTACATGATTAAAAATATATTAAATCATCTGGAAAGTTTAAATTAAAACTAAAAGAATTAGAAAGTAAAGAAATTCTAAAATTTAGAATTTTGTTAAGTATTGCTATTGCGTGTTTACTACTTGCAATTACATTTATTGGAATTTATATTGGAGTTTATGTTTAAAGGAGGCGATAATTATGAGTAATAAAACTAATACTGATTGATTAAATTTTCAAATTAAAACGGAATGATTAATAAAGAATAAGAAAGAATCAGATTTAAAGGGCAATGTAAAAATTCCATTAAAAGTTCTAGGTTTATTAAATCCCTATGGGGTTATTAAACTTAGTTTAAATTGTATCCATCCAAATAAATATAACAAAAATTATGCAACAGTTGGAATTTTAAAAACATATGAATATATGCATTGAGATAAAGAAGGCTTATTATCACCACATAAAATTTTAGGTAGTGATTTAGTTATTTATTTGAAAAAAATGTCTGATATTGTTGAACGATACAAAGCAAGAAAACAAAAGATTTACTTTCAAAATAAAGAGACATTACAAAAGTTAAATGAAAATAATAATGAAGGAAAGGAGGAATTAGATGAAATTTTTATTAGCGATATTAATAACTAGTATGTTACCTACAACTCCATTGATGTCGTTAACAACAACTCAATTATCTAATATATTTTATGCATATAGTAATTCACCATTTTATCCAAACATAACATTATATTCAAATATAAATCTTAAAGTTTATAAGGGTACAAATTCATGGTGAACAACATTAAGCGATAAAGATACAGGTACATACTATAGAAAATATACAGATTTTGTAAAAGATGAAAGTACATTTTATAAATATTATAAATCTATTACTTTTGAATTTAGTGCCCTTTCTAGTTCATCTGGATTTGGGCGTAACCAGAGTTATTCTGGTCCAATTACATTGAGTTTAGCTTCATCAAATAGGGATTATGATGTATTTAAATGGTCTCAAAATAGAACACAAAATCAAGCATCAAATTTAGCACAAATTTTAATTCAACCTGGAGCTTTAGCTGGTTATTTATGGTTTACATTTTATGTAGAGTGTTGAATGTATCAAGGTGGAAACTCTTCATGAACTGATACAACTAGTGAATTATCTGTAACAAAAATAACGATTAATTCAAATCAGAATTTAGCAACAATTAAAAGCAATTTACAATCCAATTTATCAAGGCAAATAAATTTTGAGTCAGATTATTCAGGTGCTTTAGATGATAAAAGAAATATAACTGATCCAACCGGTAAAGGAAATGATTTAACGACAAAAATTAATTCAGTAATTAATAGCGTTTTGGGAAATGATTATTATGATTGAAAGCAGTATATTCAGCCATATTCTTTTAATAATTCAACAAGACAATCCACTATAGTTATCAAATTTATTAATCCAACTTCTAAACAACAAGAAGTCTGAACATTTTATACACCAATAAATATAACATTGTCATCAGGATATTGAGGAAAATCATTACGAGAAAGGTTACATATTATGCCTGGACAAATTGTTAATCCACAAGATTCTACACAGGGAATGATTCCAGATACAGGAATTCAATTGGAACCAAGTAAAGTAACTCCAAATTATGGTGGTAACATTCAGTATCATACAACAGCACATATTGAATTTGATGGATCAGATGATTCAACTGAATGAATGACTGTTAATGGTGAAAAAGTAGAAGTATTAAATAATAAATTTATTTATAACATGATAGATGAAAGAGTTGATAAAGGACCACAAGGAGTTAATGTATTTGATATAATCGTCTATCATGATGATGGAAAATACAAATCGCAATATCAAATTAAATATACAATAGCAAATTTAGTTCCTACATTAGAACAAAAATGATATGCATGGAATCCAACAAAAAACCCAGAACAAAATGCCTTAATTCAACCAACGATCGATGGAAAGCCAAACCCAAAATATGACAAAGAAGTTAATAAAACTACAGGAACAAAAACACAAATTATTTGAGTCAAAAAGAAGTCAGAATATCCATTTGCATTAGATCCATTAAATCAAAATGGTGAAGTAATTAATCCAAATGTTAATCCTAAAGATTATGATTTAGGTTTTATTACTGAAGGTTCAGTTACCGGAATGGGTGTACAACAATTATTTGATAAAACACAAGTTGACTCTGTACGAAGAGAAGGTGTAGATAATAAATTAACTAAATATAATAATCCAAATGACAAACAAAAATTAACTCAAATTGAATCTGATGCAGATAATAAATATTGATCATGAGAAGGAATTTGGCATTATGTGACTAAAACTAATGATGGATTAGCCTATGAAAAATATGTATTAATAGGGTGCTGAATATCAAAATAAATATCCTAGATTTTTAGATGTCTTAAATGATAATACAATTGCAGTAGACTTTTGAACAACAGTTCATGGAATTCATTTAAAGAATTATTTGGCAACTTATAAAAGTTTAAATTCATTAGATATTAGTAAATTAACATTTGAACAAGTATCAAGTTATTGGAAAGAATATACGTCCGACGTTATTGCCCAACGAATTCCACCTGATCCAGACCCAGTTAAATATATTGATATTTCTGGAACTCTTCCAGCAATAAAAATGAATAAGGATGATATCATTCAAATTAAAGATGTTATTAATATTGAAGTTGATAAATATATTAAATTAAAAAATAATAAGGCAATTATCGGTGTAGATTATTCTATCTATACACCAGATGGAAAAGATATTAATGTTGATGTTAGTGGATTAAGCACATTATTAAATAATCAAACAGCACCACAATATTTAAAAATTAATATTAAAGCATTAGCAACATCGACCTTATTAATTGGTAATGCTAATGTTCAAGTCCGAAATTCAAGTAGTTATAATCCAGATTTAGTTTCTGATTTAAGTAAAATTAAGTTTAAAGACTATGATTTTAATTTTAAAGAATTTACGATTGATGAACTACGCCAATGAATTATTAAAAATGTAACAAATTATTTAGATACATATAGTTTTAATAATTTAGTTATTAATACGGATTATGGAATAACGGCAACTGAAATTCCAGAAGCAGATCCAGTTACACATGATAATACACCAGGTGATTTATCAGATAAAGTATTAACTGAATTTTTAGATACGACAACTGGTAAAACTAGTTTGACAATTATTCTTTATGCAAATGATGCATCAGATTTAGCAATCGGAAGTTCATCATTTAATTTAGTTAATAATCCAGTTTCACCACCAGTTCCTCCCGATCCACCAGAACCGCCAAAACCAAAACCAGATGCTGAACCGGGTGAAAGTTATTTTCAAAAGAATAAGGCATGAATTGCAGCAGTAATTGCAATAACAAGTGTAGTATCAGGGGGGGAGTAGGTATGTTCTTTTGATATAAAAAACGCAAAGGTATTGGTGGCAAAAACCGTAAAAGAAAATAGAAGGATGTGAAGTTATGAATGAAAATATAATTCCCAAAAATATTAAAAAGACTAGATTAGAATTTTGACGTGGAATTGGATTAATTGAATTATTAATTATTCTAGGATATATTGGAATTTTAGCAGTTATCATTTTTTGTATTCCAACACCATGAACGTTTAAATTAGCATTAGCTATTATTGGATTAGTTTTTTTAATTCCATTGTTAATTCAAGTTTATCCAGGAGTTAAGGGCTGGTATGCAATAGCATTGATGTTTAAATTCTTAGCTAAGAAAAAAACTTTTAAAGAATATACAGATAATGATACAACTTTATTATTTCCATACGATAAACTAATTGATGATAATGTTTTAAAAACTCGTTCAATTAATGGTAAAAGGAGATATATTTGTGCATTTGATGTAACTGGTTATAATATTTCATTATTAGATCAAAGAATTCAAGAATTAAAAATAATGGAATTTAGAGATGCATTAAAATCATTAGAATTTGAAGTAAGTTTTCGTAAAATTGAAGTACCAATGGATTTTAGTGATTCTTTAAATGAAATAAAAACTAATTTAAATAATTGTGATACTTTATTTAAAACAAAAGCTATTTCAGAAAAAGGTTATAATGCTAGAAAGTTCCAATTACTATCAACAAATAAAATTTTTAAGAATAGTACAATTGATAGTGAAAATAAAATTAAAACAAGAAAAATGTTTGTGATGTATTTATATTTTAATAAATTAGATGAAATAAATAGTATTCAATATATTATTAATCAATTTGAAAATGCTAATGTTAAATTAAAACAATTAAAAGGTTATGAATTAATTAATAGTATTAAGCGATTATTTAATCCATTTTGTGAATTATATAGCGAACAAACAGTAAATGAAAATGAAAATATGATAGATTCATTGGTAACATTTAAAAAAGTGAGTTTTCATAAAAATTATTTCAAAGCTGATGGAATGTATTATTCAATAAATGGTATTTACTCGTATCCTAATTACCCAACTAATGGATGGGGTGCTATGTTGGCAAATTTAGAACAAACTGTGATTTGAAATATTAAACATGAAAAAACACATAAAATTAAGAAACAAATTCAAACAGCATTAAATAATTTACAGACAAAACAAGTAATGTCTCGGGGGTTTATTAATAAAACAGATATTAAATATGATGAAGAAGTATTAACAACATTAATTGAACAAGTATCATCTGGGAATGATGTTGTAAAAACTGTTAATATTCTATTTTTGAATTATGCTGATAATTTAAAAGATTTACAGAAAATAGAGAAACAATTAAAAAAACAATTATATGATATGGATATTGTATTAGACCCATTAGCATATCGTCAATTGGAATATTATGGTTCTATTCTGCCAAAACCTGATGATGCTTTAACTGGTGTGTTAGGACATCCAATGCCATGTTATACATTAGCTAATTCATTTCCATTTGTTAATAGTGGTGTGTTAGATTCTACTGGATTTTATTTAGGTGATAATTTATTAGGTGATACTATTTTGTTTGATACATTTTATTTAGATGAACATCGAACAAATTATAATGGTGTTATTTGAGGTAAGTCAGGTTATGGGAAATCATGAACAACTTATAAAGAAGTAATTCATCATTTAACAAAAAATCGTAGAGTAATTATTATTGATCCAGAAGGTGAATATAGAAATATTTGTAGTTTCTTTGATGGGCAATATCTAAATGCATCAAATGGGGCAATAATTAGAATTAATCCTTTTCAAATTTTTGATAATAGTTTAGTAGCAAAAGATGAAAACATTTTAGATGCAACTGAAATGGATGAAGTTTATAGTGAAGAACCACTATCAACTCATTTACGATTTTTAACACAATTTTTTAGTACATTATATAAAGATTTACAAGAGCGAGAACTACGTGTTTTAAGTGCAGAATGCCAAAAAGTTTATCATAGTAAAGGTATAACAAACATAACAAATATAAGTAAATTGGAACCTGCTGATTTTCCTACTTTTAATGATTTATATGATGTGATATGTGCATCATATAATGAAAAGAAAACTCCAATATTAGCTGATTTAAAGGATTTATTAGAGTTTGATTTTATTGGTGATGGACAATATGCAAAATTATGGAATGGACATACAACATTAGAATTAAATAATATTTTTACAGTAATTGATTTTAAAGATTTATTGGATCAAGATGTTCCTAATGTTACAGCAGCACAATTATATTTAATTCTTAATTATGTTAAAAATGAAATTAAATTAAATCGCCAAAAAGGTGATTCTGATATTGTAATTATTTTAGATGAAGCACACCGTTGTATTGATCCAGATAATCCGGTTGGATTAAATTTTATTTATCAAATGGCCAAACGTGGACGAAAATATCGGGCAAGATTATTATTAACTACTCAAAATTTAAAAGATTTTAGTGGTGGAGATAATCAATTAATTCATAAAAAAACCACAGCTATTTTAAATAATATTCAAACTATGACTATTATGCATCTAGCACCAGATGATTTAGAAGAATTATGTATTTTATTTAGACCATTTGGAGGTATTTCTGCTGCAGAACGTGAAAATATTGCGCGTGCAAAACGTGGTGATATGTTATTTATTTTATCATCATTTGACCGTCATTTTTTACATCGAAATGTAACATCAGAAGAGTTAGTAGCATTTAAAAATGAAAATTATATTATGCCAGAGTATGAAACAGAATCAGTTAAAGAAAAATCTATTAAGAATAAGAAAAAACAAAAAGATATTAAAGATAAAAAAGCCACTAACGTATTATCTGGAAATGAACATATTCCATTTAATGATGAATGACAAATTTCTATTGATAAAGATAAACAACCAACGAGTTTGAAAGGAAATAAATAGGTATGGCAAATAATGTTGAAATTAGAATTAGATTATACACAAAAGAACAAATTGAGAAATATAATCAGTTTATAAGTAGTTAAAACTTCTGCTGGCACAAAAAATAAGGTTTTAGCAGATTTATTAATATCATCAATTGAGCAAAATATGTTAGAAAACTATGTGACACCAATTGCAGAAATTATGTCTAATGTTTTAAATAACTTATTAAATTATAAAATTGGAGCATTGATAAAATATTTAGATAAAACAAATGCTGAAGAAACTAAACGCCAAATAGTAATGGATGAAGGTATCACATTTGTTATTAATCAATTAAGTTTATTAACTAATGATTATGATAGTCATCAGAATCCGTCTGTAATATTACGTAAAAAACCTGAATGATTAACTAAGTTTGCAGAAGAAATAGCAGAGAAATTTAATCATTTCATTAATATTAAAAATGAACATAATATTTATAAAAAAGGCAATGAATAATTGCTTTTTTTTGTTGTATAGGTTTATTATTAAAATTATTATAAAGAGCAAGTAATAAATTTTCAAAAATCTAAATTATTTAAAAATAGAATACAAAAAATGATTTAGTTATTTAATTTATTTTTTATAATGTAGAGGAGAAGATATGGAAGAATCATTTTTTAATTCTGTTGATCTGAATGTATTAATTTAATTAATAGTTCAGTTAAAGTTAGTTCAGACAAAATAATAGAAATCAGAAAATTTTTAAAACAAATATATAATATGCAACAAGATATAAATTACGATGATTTTGATTTTTAGAAAATATTATGTGGTTATATGCCTTGGTCTCAGGTGTATATATAAAAATTTTTAAAGAAGAAAGTTTTGAATATACAAAAATTAGTGAAAGCAAATGTTTTGAATATATACAATTTACATTTTCAAGAGTTTTTATTTTTTTTTTAAATCTAAATTTCCGAGTTATTCTCAAATTCGATGTATAACACAACTGGTTTTTTCATATATGCATATTTTAAAGAAGAAGAATCAATTTTTAGAAATATCATCAATAGCGTTATTTTTAGTAAACAGTTATAGAATTACAAGAGATTCTAATGGAAAATATATGTATGAAAACGATTCTATACAATCATGAATAAATGCACTATTATTGATTTCAGTATATTCAAAATTTAAGTTTAATAAGAATTTAAATATTCTATTTGATAAAGAAAAAAATCAAGATTTAGTGAAATATGTATCATTTTTAATAATGGAAAATTTAGGATGGTTAGAACATATGAAAAATATTAAAGTAAGAGATTTAGAAAGAATTGATACAGCTTTTGTAACAGAGTGTTTATGCGAAATAACTAAATATTTTGAGATAGACTACGAGACTTTATTTAATTTAAACCTAAATATAAAGAAGGAATATTCAAGTGATAAACTCTTTGAATTATTTCAATGATATATTTTAGATGATGAATTATATTTATCAAATTATTATATAAATACCTATGATGAAAAGTATATTTGAAATTTTGATTTTAAATTTGATGATACTAAAATCAATTTTAAAATAATAGATGAATTAAAGGCTATTTATCAAAATTCAATATGATTAAAGGTTCAAACATTACATGATAATAATATTTATAATTTAATTCCAATAGATTATAAAAATATTTATATTCTTAAAAATACATCAAGTTTGATTTATATAAATTTTTATCAAATTATAGATAAAATTATTGAATTTTTAGCAATTGAAGCAAAAATAAAAAATCTGGTTTAAAATATAATTTAAATAGTGTTAGTAAAAATTTAAATGGTAATTTTAATAGCACATTGATGTTATTGAATAATTTAGAAAATAAAATTTTTTTAATGGTTCAATTAAGTGAATTAATCCAGATTTAGATTTTAAGGGTAATTTATTTGGCATTTTTAAGGATTTAAGAAATACTTTTACACATTCAAAAGATAGTATTTTTTTAAAGATAATGAGTATGGAAATTTTATAGCAACACAGCATCTCTCAAATTTAGTAATATATTTGATTAGAACAATACTAATTTATTTTGCATATGAATATAGCATATATAAAGATGGCCTGATTTAGGCATTTTATGTTATAATATATATAAAGAAAATGTATTAATGTATCAATCAGTATGGTTAAAATGTAGTATTTATAAAGATAGGGTAATAGTAAATATGGTTCATGATTTTAATCCTTATGATTTTTTTAAGCACTTTAATCATGAGGCACAACAAACGTACAGAGAAAAATTAGTAAAAACATTAGAACAAATTGATGATGAATTATTTCAGTATATTAGAAAAGCTAATCCATTATATAAGCCAAAAGGATATAAAAAGAGATATTTAATATCTATTTTTGGTCAAATTAAATTAAAATTACATCGATATAAATATTGAGATAATGAATTTTATAATTCAAAAAAAGATACTTATGGAAAGTGAAGATATAAAATATTATTTTATGATCATATTAAATTAAAGAAATATCAGAGATTAACACATGATTTAAGATTAACTATTTTGAATATGATAGGCGATGGATTACGACATAAAGATATTTTATTAGCTTTTCCAAAAGCACATTTAACAACTCAGACTATAAGTAATGTCATTAAACGTGAAAATATTTCAGAGTTTATTAATTATAATTCTGTTAATAAAGTTGATGTATTAGAAACTGGGAATAGAATTTATATTGCTTTAGATGATACTTTTTTAAAGGCAATTAATGAAAAGAAAAAATGTAATAAATACCGGATACGTTCATTGACTACTTATACGGGTCATATAAAATCTGATAGTAGCAAAAAGTTTTTAGAGAACAAAAAAGTATTTTACAAAATGGTGAAATTAGGTCAAGGTATTAATACATCAGAATTTATGAATGAAATATTAGAACATATTAATAGATTTTATATTATAAATAATGATACTAAATTAATCGTTGGTGGTGATGGCGCTAATTGAATTTATGAAATCTCTAATTTATTAAATGCAGATTATGTATTAGATAAATTCCATGCATTAAGATTTACAAAAAGTTTGCTTTCAAGTAGAACATTAGCGTATCATAAACTACATTATAAAATAATTCGTTATTTATATTCAACTGGTCAGGTAGATAAATTATTAGATTTACTTGTTAGTTATAAGAAAAATGACTTAATAACAAATAAAAATAAGATTCCAAAAGTGATAAATTATCTCAAACGAAATAAGGCAGGGATTGAAATATATAAAGAAAAATGATGTTTGGGAGTATGCGCAGAAGGACAAATTTCACATAATATTAAACAAGTTTTAGGATATGGGGCAAAAATAGTGAATGTAAAAGTATTACAAAATATGTTAGATTTACGATTTGCCAAAATTAATGGATTTGATCCTATAACAGAATTAAAGAATTATGAAATGACAATAGTATCTGAACAAGACCATTTTAATAAGACATCAAGGTGAATTTTACCTGAGTATAGTATTAATCCATATGAAGTTGTAGGTAAACCAAATTATGGTAGTATTCCAATAGTTCAAAGTGGTTCTAAAGCCGGATTAACAGGTAAGGCTATTACAGAGTTAGCATACGCTTAGTTTTTATACATAAACAAGCAATTAAAATTGTTATTTTTGTATTGCAAAATTAATCATTTTGTTGTTTAATATTTATAGAATACATTATTCTTAGATTTTATAGACGGTAAATTTAATATAATAAAGGTATATTCTATCCCTATGTATAGGTATAGTACTATACTGGTACCCAATTCTTTATCCTAACCTTTTATTATAAAAATTTGCATTTTTGTTAATAAAGTATTACAATAACTATGTAATTAAAAAAGGAGAAGAAAGAGCACAATTGTGCTCTTTCTTTAATGGCAATAATTTTAATTATGATAGTTTAAAAAAGGATGGTGTTGCATGGAAGAATTTATAAAACAGCAAGCACAGTTAAAAACAGCTTTGGAAAGTTATTTAGCAAAGCAGAACTTAACATTATTTGCAGTTAATTATTTACAAGATTTTGGAACTAATGTAGTGCAAATTTTAATTGAAGATCAAACAACGGTGCTTGATTTAGACCGATTAACAATTATTAGTGAAGAAATTAATCATCTGGTTGATGACCTTGATTTGTTTCTGGCAGAATACTTGTTAGAAGTCTCAACACCAGGTGCTGAGAGACCTTTACGGAATTGAAATGAAGTACAACAACAAGTTAATCATTATGTTTATTTTGAATTTATTGAAAAAGTTAATAATTTAACTGCAGTTAGTGGTGAATTAACAGCAGTTGATGAAAAACAAACAGTAACGATTACTTATTTTGTGAAAGGTGCTCGCAAAACCTTACAAACAACTTATCAAAACATTAAATTTGCGCGTTGTGCAGTTAAATTTTAAGAAAGGATATATTATAGCATGATTGATGGTGCAAAATTATTAGTAACAATTGATGAAATTGTTAGTGAAAAACAGATTAGTCGCGATTTAATTTTAGAATCAATTAAAGAAGGAATTAAAAAAGCTTATGAAAAACATTTTGATCCAGAAGCAACAATTATTGTTGATATTGATCAAAAAACAG
This genomic window from Spiroplasma sp. SV19 contains:
- a CDS encoding Mbov_0401 family ICE element transposase-like protein, with protein sequence MYQSVWLKCSIYKDRVIVNMVHDFNPYDFFKHFNHEAQQTYREKLVKTLEQIDDELFQYIRKANPLYKPKGYKKRYLISIFGQIKLKLHRYKYWDNEFYNSKKDTYGKWRYKILFYDHIKLKKYQRLTHDLRLTILNMIGDGLRHKDILLAFPKAHLTTQTISNVIKRENISEFINYNSVNKVDVLETGNRIYIALDDTFLKAINEKKKCNKYRIRSLTTYTGHIKSDSSKKFLENKKVFYKMVKLGQGINTSEFMNEILEHINRFYIINNDTKLIVGGDGANWIYEISNLLNADYVLDKFHALRFTKSLLSSRTLAYHKLHYKIIRYLYSTGQVDKLLDLLVSYKKNDLITNKNKIPKVINYLKRNKAGIEIYKEKWCLGVCAEGQISHNIKQVLGYGAKIVNVKVLQNMLDLRFAKINGFDPITELKNYEMTIVSEQDHFNKTSRWILPEYSINPYEVVGKPNYGSIPIVQSGSKAGLTGKAITELAYA
- a CDS encoding ribosome maturation factor RimP — translated: MEEFIKQQAQLKTALESYLAKQNLTLFAVNYLQDFGTNVVQILIEDQTTVLDLDRLTIISEEINHLVDDLDLFLAEYLLEVSTPGAERPLRNWNEVQQQVNHYVYFEFIEKVNNLTAVSGELTAVDEKQTVTITYFVKGARKTLQTTYQNIKFARCAVKF